The Acidaminococcus fermentans DSM 20731 sequence GTCTACCTGCTGGAAAAAGATCTGCCGGCCAACCGGAAGGAATGGGACAGCCTGCTGCTGCGGCTCATGGGCAGTCCGGACAAGAAACAGATTGACGGGCTGGGAGGCAGCCAGTCGGTGACCAGCAAGGTGGCCATCCTGCGGAAATCGGACCGGCCCGATGCGGATGTGGATTACACCTTCGCCCAGGTGTCCGTGGACAAGGCAGTGGTCAGCTACGGGGGCAACTGCGGGAACATCTCTTCCGGGGTGGGGCCCTTCGCCATCGAGAAGAAACTGGTGCCTGCCCTGGAAGGGAGTACCCTGGTGCGGATCTACAACACCAACACCGGCAAGGTGATCCAGGAAGAAGTCCCCACTTCTGAGGGCCAGGTGAAATACGAGGGAGATTTCCGGATCGCCGGGGTGCCCGGTACGGCGGCGCCTCTCAAGCTGCGGTTCGTGGATCCTGCCGGGACCCTGGGGAAAGGGCTGCTGCCCACCGGGAATCCGGTGGACGTGCTGGAAGTGCCCGGCCGGGGAACGGTGGAGGTATCCCTGGTGGATGCGGCCAATCCCCTGGTGTTCGTCAAAGCGGTGGATCTGGGGCTCACCGGTACGGAACTTCCGGACGCCATCAACGGGGATCCGGAACTGCTCCGGCTGTTGGAAACCATCCGGGGCCTGGCAGCGGTGAAGCTGGGGCTGTGCAGCACCCCGGAAGAAGCGGCCTGGGTCACCCCGGGGCTGCCCAAAATGACCCTGGTGGCCCCGCCCCAGGAATACACCACCTCCGCCGGAGAAGAGGTACAGGC is a genomic window containing:
- a CDS encoding 2-methylaconitate cis-trans isomerase PrpF family protein gives rise to the protein MEKVYRLPVTLLRGGTSKGVYLLEKDLPANRKEWDSLLLRLMGSPDKKQIDGLGGSQSVTSKVAILRKSDRPDADVDYTFAQVSVDKAVVSYGGNCGNISSGVGPFAIEKKLVPALEGSTLVRIYNTNTGKVIQEEVPTSEGQVKYEGDFRIAGVPGTAAPLKLRFVDPAGTLGKGLLPTGNPVDVLEVPGRGTVEVSLVDAANPLVFVKAVDLGLTGTELPDAINGDPELLRLLETIRGLAAVKLGLCSTPEEAAWVTPGLPKMTLVAPPQEYTTSAGEEVQADQVDLVARMMSMQKTHPSYAMTGAMCTAAAAAVPGTLVRQVLRPGCDLQNIRIGHPGGILPCGVDPEGEGPVPVIRDTFGYRTANLLLEGLARVRV